In Mucilaginibacter inviolabilis, a genomic segment contains:
- a CDS encoding GNAT family N-acetyltransferase: protein MKYEDIPLINNEAIHHFELTVDGTTSYIDYKLRGDVVYLIHTEVPEEMEGQGIAAALVEKAFVYMEQHNLKMVPLCAYIQAYLKRHPEWTRLRAVFE from the coding sequence ATGAAGTACGAAGATATTCCATTAATTAATAACGAAGCCATTCATCACTTTGAACTTACGGTTGACGGCACCACTTCTTATATTGATTATAAGCTAAGAGGTGATGTAGTTTACCTGATCCATACAGAAGTACCCGAGGAAATGGAAGGCCAGGGCATTGCCGCGGCCCTGGTAGAGAAAGCCTTTGTATACATGGAGCAGCATAACCTGAAAATGGTACCCCTATGCGCCTATATACAAGCCTACCTGAAACGCCACCCCGAATGGACCAGGTTAAGAGCAGTATTTGAATAG
- a CDS encoding SDR family NAD(P)-dependent oxidoreductase: MTANNFTGQVAIVTGAGQGIGFEIAKQISLQGAAVLVNDVSPQLAANAAEAINKLGGNCIDLAGDAADINFIQQMVDTAVQQFGKLTIAIANAGITLFGSFLDYPVQSLQSVMNLNLQGSFFLAQRTARQIIKQKSGGSILFMSSVTGHQAHQDLAAYGMTKAGLEMLAKSLVVELSPYHITVNTVAPGATLTERTMEDASYKDTWSRITPMGRPGTVQDVANAVLFLVSPQATQITGQNIVVDGGWSAVSASPY, encoded by the coding sequence ATGACAGCAAATAATTTTACCGGGCAGGTAGCTATTGTAACGGGGGCAGGACAGGGTATTGGCTTTGAAATTGCCAAGCAAATATCCCTGCAAGGCGCGGCAGTATTGGTTAACGATGTAAGTCCGCAGTTGGCTGCTAACGCTGCCGAAGCTATTAACAAGCTCGGTGGTAACTGCATCGACCTGGCCGGCGATGCTGCTGATATTAACTTTATACAGCAAATGGTTGATACCGCGGTACAACAATTTGGCAAACTCACCATCGCCATAGCCAACGCGGGCATTACCCTGTTTGGCAGTTTCCTGGATTATCCCGTACAATCTCTGCAAAGTGTGATGAACCTTAATCTGCAGGGAAGCTTCTTCCTGGCACAGCGTACCGCCAGGCAAATTATCAAACAAAAAAGCGGAGGCAGCATCCTGTTTATGTCATCAGTAACAGGGCACCAGGCGCATCAGGATCTGGCGGCTTATGGCATGACCAAAGCCGGACTCGAGATGCTGGCAAAAAGTCTGGTAGTAGAGCTATCACCATACCACATTACCGTAAATACGGTAGCCCCTGGCGCTACCTTAACCGAACGCACCATGGAAGATGCCAGTTATAAGGACACCTGGTCGCGCATTACCCCTATGGGCAGACCAGGTACGGTGCAGGATGTAGCCAATGCCGTACTATTTTTGGTATCGCCGCAGGCCACCCAGATCACCGGGCAAAATATTGTAGTTGATGGCGGCTGGTCGGCCGTAAGCGCATCACCTTATTAA